The genome window GATGCTTATTTCCATATAACTGGCCACTCACAGGTAGAAAGAGAGAGGTTGAACAAAATCAGCAAGTAGATGCATGAAGCTACTAAACCTGCTCTCTCTATTCTGCACAGTCTAGCACCATCACTCAATCTCAGTTCACCAATAGCAGTCTGAACTTCAGCAGATCATTTTTtgctgaaagaaaaagaactgCAGCAGGTGAAGTATTAACAAAAAAGCCAGTACTAAGATAAGAGTCTGGCAGTAGGGAAGAGTTAACAAAGAAAAATGCTGATTGAATGTTTGAGCAATGGATGCATGCtcatttattattgtgttgGCAGACCATATTTAATTATTGGAATTTTTATCAGATGCATTTAAAATCATAGTTTTGATTTTGTTCCAGAATTGcttcagtttttgtttatttttaaatcacgaGCAAGACTATCTGTTTAGTAGGTGGTGTTTGCAttacaggtttttgttttgctcgTATTTCTCAACTGTCTATATACTTTCCAGTCAGCTTCCCTTTGACCCTTTGTCTAAATAGACTAAGTTTAGGGCTGATCCTTGTGAGATGTTCACCAATGTTGTCAACTTTCACTGATTAATTCAGGGTATAGAGAATCCCAGGCATCTTGTACATTAGAGATTGGTTGATATCTATCCCCCGTTAGCCACTAACGGGGGATAGATAGATATCAATCAAAAATCATCAATTAATAGTTTAATGTTCAGTTTCTTGTATTGTCACACTTTGATTAATTTTGATGGTGATTTTCCTGACACAGTAGACAAGTGAATGATTACTGAAGCAGTCGTTTAATATAATGGCGTATTCTGTCTGGGTGAGAGACAGGAATCCTGTCAAGTAGAGATCGGGTTCTAGGGATAATTTGAGTAGGCTCACTAATtaattgtgtaacatttagactcacaattatattattttcttttgtatgtATCAACCGCTGGTATTACTAAGTCAGAATAACATTTGTATGTAATTGTATGTTAAGTGTAATTTGTAAGACCAATATCATTATTTGAGATATAACTATTGAGCCGTGTTTCAGAAAGTGTGATGATGTTAGGCTTATGTATAGAGATTCATGCACAAAGTAAGTCGATTTTAAGGCACAAGACTCctgctgttcaaatgaatgaaacaattTTGTGTTGTCCAAACTGGGAGAAAAAATTACTTGAACAACTGGCACTGATATAACATATTTCAAGGATAAATTGGATCCAAAAAGGCTTTAGGGACAACCTGATTTATGGGTTAcagcaaaacagacaaaataaatacatgacatAGAAAcgacaaacagaaaacaataccCTTAAAGAATGACCCAGCAACCATAGACATTATATCCTTGGGCATTTCCATGAGGGAGATCTTTGAGGGGAGTTCACCAACTACTGTACCATACAGCAAATGCATGGAAAACTGATTATAAACCACATGAGGAGTTTATATAACTTAAATCTGCAACATAACAACAGCAAAGTTACCCAGTAACAGGTTAGTCATTATCCAGGAAAAGTCGAGGGGGACATGAAAACTGCTTCAGCATCTTTGTGGCTCGTGAAACGCTGCTTTTTGCCATCAACAATAACAGAGAGTTGAGGAATAGCGCAGAAAGTGCTTGATGTTGAGTTCACGTAGGCTGCGTTTGACAGGATCAAAACTCCGGCATCTCCTCGTCAGATCAGCACTGAACTCAAGATGGATGAAGGTGCAAGACCCATTGTACtacattttccttttctctctctctcaaggcGAGGGATTTTATCCTCATCCTGGAAGTTAATGGTCTTGATCATAATCTCATAATCAGTCTTGGACTGGCTCTGTCACCTTTTCTGACTGTCTGGGAGTGGTGAGTAGGGAAGTTTCCCTGTGGAAGCTGTGGAATGAGTTGGAACATTAACCCGATCATACCTTCAGCAGATTTTTGTATCCCGACAAAGCAGAGATTAGGACTCCGGCTTCGGTTCTCCAAGTCATCAACTTTGTCCATCAGTTAGGAGTTGTCTTTTTCTAGCACCTGAACACGAGAGACATACTCCTGCACATTGTCCTTGTTAGTTCCAACATGCTGTCTCAACAAATGAACTTGTTCTCCCAATGTTGACGGGGAATTGTAAATGCTGCTCACTATCAAAATGTGTCCGTTCAAATGTTGTGCCCTGGTAGAGGGATTAAATCAATGCTCAAGTTGTTTAGAGTCagtctgtgtaaaaaaaaaacaccccaaaaCATGTGGAATCAGGGTAAAGAGGAACCTATAAAGCTACAGAAGCAGAAAAGCAGACTCGACTCATGCAGCAGCCACATTTCAGCCCTGCAGTGATGAAAAATAGATCTATATTTGGTTTGCTATGGATTCTGAATCACTTCGTCCTGGGGCAAGACTGAAGACAAGTTTTAGGCTTGTTCTCCTTGAGCGTTTTATCTTGTGGCCTTGTTACATTACACCACCTCCTCATATTTTCTGCTGATACCTTCCTCACACCAGAGAAGTAGCACAAGTCTTTTGTGAATGTTGCACATGGGTCCGGACAGGTTATCCCACCTTTGTTGGATCATTACCCTGCATCAAAATGTAAATAGATGGCATTAGATCCGTAACTCTGTGAGGTGCCTTGCAGTTATATAGACAATCTCTCattgtttgtatatgtgtatattgtAAACAGTTGCAAACCCCAGAGTGGGCTTATGAAATGACTCTACCTGTGCAATTTCTTCCTATCTCATGCTcctcatttctgtctctttttcttcatcaaCCAGACCCTTTGGTGGTGTGCGTAGGCGCACCATGGCCCAGACCCTCCAGATGGCGATCCCGAACTTTGGCAACAACATTTTAGAGTGTCTGAACGAGCAGCGACTGCAGGGCCTTTACTGTGATGTGTCCGTGGTGGTCAAGGGCCATGCCTTCAAGGTACTGACAAAGTTATTGTTTACATGATGGCAATTGTACACTCATCATATTAAGTCAAGGTTACATTTGGAGATGTGCACATTCAGTCTTAAAGCTCCATGGCAGACTGAAGACCATTGTATGACCAAATATAACTCTTTCAATGTTTGGTGGTTGTTTTTGTAACTTTGTAACTAGGATAAATGATGGAGCACTCAGCTACTGATAGATTTGTGTGCAggtttttatctgaaaacaccTGACAATGTTGATTTGTTCCTTTATAACTTAATGTTGGGTCAAAGATTTGTCAAACATGCCAACAGGATACCTTACTCATTTTTATTCTAGGCTCATCGGGCTGTTCTGGCTGCTAGCAGCTCTTATTTCCGGGAccttttcagcagcagcagcagtggtggaggTGGTAGCAGCAATGACACCAGCCCCACAGTAGTGGAGCTCCCACCGGCAGTGCAGCCCCAGAGCTTCCAGCAGATTTTAGCTTTCTGCTACACAGGCCGTCTAAGCATGACAGTGGGAGACCAGTTTCTCCTCATGTACACTGCTGGCTTTCTGCAGATCCAGCAGATCATGGAAAAAGGCACTGAATTCTTCCTCAAGGTAAAGTTTAAGTGGATTGGAGTAGAAATGTGTCTGTAACTGGAACTTGTTAACTGAAAAGAGGAAATTAGGCTTTTATATATGTTCCACTTATAATGTCGGTTCACAGTGTGTCGTGGGGTAAATACACATCGCAAACCACTGACATTAGCTGTAGTCAGAGGGCAGGCCCAAACAGGGCAGttgaaatgaaactgaaactaAGTTCCCACAATTAAAATTGATTTTAATGGGCATTTCTCAGCACATGACTGGGTCATCAATAAGCTGATAATAGATATGGAACTGTTCACAAAATCCGTGGTTTGGTTCATATCaggttttttggggttttcggttcatttctttttttaatgttatgcaCCCAAATATATCAACATCAGATCTATAGCTTAATTTAATTCTtttacagatttcttttttttttttttttaattatgcaaaAACTGAAAGAACAGGGTGACTTTACAATGCACGTCATTGTAACAATCTTAAATCAAAGCGATTTTAACAGCAAGATGGGAGACATTGCAGCGTGAAAACATGCTTTTCAACTGTTTGCCATCTAGGTAAACTGTCTGTTCTGTCAAGTCTTAAAAGAATAGGGTTTCTTGTCactaaaaaaacagataaacagcTAACACTGAGCAGACTAAAAAGGTAAACACCCCTTTTGTTTTAGTTATGGCTTTTGCTCTGTCTGACTttaggcccatttatactccatCCGTTTTACATCCGTCCTTCTCTCTCCAACGTCATCTCCGTCACTAAGCTACATgcctctgtgcttcttttttgtGGGTATGGACGTTACGTCATGAACCAAATGGGCTGGACTGTACACATGTTCCCCCAAACCGTGATTTTATCAGGGAACTGGTCCACCCCTCGCTGATCTATACATATTCTGTCATTTCTAGGTCTCCTCACCCAGCTGTGACTCCCAGGGCCTTCATGCAGAGGAGGCCCCACCTTCTGAGCCACAAAGCCCTGTAACTCAGACCAGTAACAGTGCAGCACGGCCCGCCTCCTGCCTGACGCCACTCCCTCTGGTGTCACGAGTGAAGACTGAGCAGCCACCCAGCCAGCCCGAAGCAGCCACTCCCTACTCGGTGGTCTGTACCCCCGTCGCCAAGCGGCTGTGGGAGGGCGGCAGCAGCCGCGATGGAGGTGTGGTAGGCTCAGCAGGAGGGGGTGGAGCCAGGAAGGCGGCTCGTTATTCCCAAGAAGTAGTGCGGGGCAGCGCCATCCAAAGCTCCGCAGCACTCGGGCTGGCCATGAGTATGGGTGCCACAGCAACCAGCCTGGCAGGCATGGCAGCCAGTGGTGGGCTAAGTGGCAGTGCCAGCACCAACGGGAACTCTGCAGCAGGACTTGGCATGTCAGAGGGAGCAAGCCCGGGCACTCTGAGCACCTACACTAGTGACTCGCCCATCAGCTaccatgatgatgaagaggaggaggaagggacgGATGAATGTGCCGAAGAGCAGTATAGGCAAATCTGCAACATGTATACCATGTACAGCATGCTTAATATGGGAGCGGCAGGTAACCGATATATGATACCTGTAAATGGAAATTtggttaatcgattatgaaaagcaCAACAtattgtctctgtgtctgaatGTGATgcggtttttatttttactgtaacGTTATCTGCGTGTCTACAGCAGCTGGCGAGCGTGTTGAGGCTCTACCAGACCACACAGAGACGCGGGGTCGGATGCGAGGCCGAGACCTGACGTGTCTCCCAGCAGAACTGATTGCTCAGATAGGCAACCGCTGTCATCCCAAACTGTATGAAGAAGGAGACCCCACTGAGAAACTAGAGTTAGTCTCAGGTATGTTGGAAGGGTGGTATGGTCAGGCTTTAATCTGTGTTGGTTAAGGTTTGGGCCCAGTTACTCCACCACGTTAATGAGTGACCTCACAAACATTTCTATGTTTGTTCTCCGTAGAAACAatttaagatttagatttaatctaacttttattattattgtttatccAGGCCCCTTAATAGTTTGGCATATAGTGCATAATCTTGACATCTGGATTACTGAATGAAACAAGTCGTCTTGCAGCAATAAACCAGTGTTGCCTGATTCTAGGGATCTAAACAATTGCAGTGATGTGTATACAAATGTAGAGAAGGGTGTCCTCAAATGCCTGGGCTTGGCACCGGCATGCAGATTCCTCAGCACTATTGCACATGTGACTCATTGTGTGTATGTCAAGGACATCCTGTGAccgtgtctgtgttttctttttggctTTGGTTACATCCAAACTTTGAGAGATTgaatcatgacaaaaaaacaaaaaaatacaggaaaAGAAAGCTATTTTACTCACCATGTGACGCGGATGCAAAtttaatatagaaaaaaaaagaagcctcaTCTCTCCCCAGCTACAACTGTAGTGTTTGATATGGATAtgaacaaggtttttttttttttttactggataAATACTCAAAAACAGTATTAAAGTGTCATAAATTGAGTAAATCATGAATGGTGGTATGATTTGATTACGATTGGTGGTAAATCTGTCCCTTTCATCCACATTCTTTGCAGGTACTTCTGTGTATATATCGCGAGCCCAGCTAATGAACTGTCATGTGAGTGCAGGGACCAGACATAAAGTGCTGCTGAGAAGGCTGTTGGCCGCCTTCTTTGACAGGTTTGTTCCTTCCGTCTGCGTATCTGGTTCTATTTCTGCAAGTGTTTCATGTAAAGTTCAGTAAAGCTTAGTTTTaatatagatgttttttttgttttttttgttttttaatctgctGCCATAGAAGGGATAAAACATAGAAGActatttttgtttctcttcaattgttttttgttttttctctatCTATCAGGAATACTCTGGCCAATAGCTGTGGCACAGGCATCCGCTCATCCACCAACGACCCGAGCCGCAAGCCCCTGGACAACAGAGTGCTGCACGCTGTTAAATGTGAGTGTACATATTTGTCTGTACGTGGGTGTTTGCCCAAAAGCATGCAGACCATTTTAACATCTGCTTGTGATGTTGCATACAGACAAAAAGGGGAATCTACATTAGGGCTGCACGACATATTGTACATTTATTATCATCGCAATATCAACACGAGTGTTGTACGTATCAACTGTTTCCTCTACCATTCATTGGGATCAATGCTACTTTTATTTcagggctgggggggggggggggggggggtttgtagAGAGTTTCTCTGTAACTCCTCTCGCTTCTTGCTTCTCTGCTCTCTCGTTTGAGCATTAGCAATGCACCTCAGCTACACTCAAGTAAATGGCCGAGTAAAATGTTTCTCAACAGTAAAGGTGGACTGACTTGAACATGAAAGCCAGGCTGAAATATTCGGATTTGTAAACACACTGCCATTCCTGGTGAACCCAGTAAGAGCTGTGCTGCAGctctgaaaacacagctgttCTGGGGACATCctggtgtgtttaaatgcaaatgtcacTTTTACCGGTCTGAGCTGTCAGAGAAGAAATCCTCCTCCTGGCATGACAACACAGATATAGTAAATAAACAGATCAACCCTCACTGACTCCATAGAATAATATGTCCGATTAACAATAACCAATTATCATTAACAGAGAACGATATGTCATTCATTTTTGAAACAATCGTTTGTTGTTGAAGTGATGTAGTCCTTATATTATCCAACAAtgtcatcacatcacatgactTCCTAGTCCCCACCCCCCCAACCTCAACTCAAAATACACCTCACAAACAACCATGTGCAGTTAGTTTTAGGGGATTTTTGTACACTTGGGTGTAGGGCtaaacgattttgaataaatatataatagcGATTATTTTTACAGGGATCGCGATGTGATTCGTGATATCACAGGAAATTGCAATTTGTACATCATTATtctctagagctgcaactcacgattattctcattatcgattaatcgtttggtccataaaatatcagaaaaccttaaaaaatgttgatcgatgatttctttgttatccacaGCAAagaaattatcaaaatagttgtcaattaatttagtaattgattaataatcgattgtttcagctctattattctcatttttaatcgaaaaacatatttaaaatgataactgtgtgatatttgtgaaaaacaaatatgttctcttcagtgtgtagaataagatgtgtatagatctggacaataattcatctaaaattatatttttacacacaatTTGGCTTTAACAGATATTGCGCCTcatgcgatttgaaaattgcagtacgCCGTATTGCGATTTCAATAACATTTCAATTAGTAGTTAGAttattgttcagccctacttgGGTGTATTTCTCCAATTCCTCTTTTCGATTATTCAGTGAAGATAATTCTTGCTGACCATTACCCATTAGCAGTTAAACTTGGCTGTTTATTTGGATGTTGTTTGAAAGGTAGTAACTCACAGTGACCACTAGAGAGCAACGTTCAGTCTGACGGCTAACTTCAGCCGCAGACAGATCTTAAAGGAAAACATGGAGTGATCTACGGTGCCGTGCAACAATGTCAGGGCAGCTTTGTTGTTCTAAGTCTGTCAAACTCGACGTGACTGAAGGAGTTAAGCTGACAATTAGTTAaactcaagcatgtcttgaagaAAACTGGCGAAATAGACCTTttccacagcagacatttttcaacatataATAGTAGAAGCAACACAGGTTTAACCAGTAACATTAACTATGGTTCCACTCTCAGGCgtctaaatacttgacactgtttttttctaacAATTCCTGCATTTTCTGGacgtgttccaataaagtgattgagaaataatgtATGTCATTTACATTACAGCATTGctcaaacaacaaatctaatcgTGGCCCAAGATTTATGCACAGTACTGTAGTTATACACATTTCTTGCAGCAATCTCGCTAATTAGTTGTTGTGGGATGTGaccgtttttttcccccttctatTTCATATTCTaccatttttttcacatgcgTCCACGTCCGTCCACCCATCCatttttaccgctttatcctccacatgagatcAGAATTACCCCTTTCTTCCCACCCCTCTCCCCGACAGACACTGTTCTCCAGTTCACAAATTTCCCTCCTCAACTCATACATGATGT of Solea solea chromosome 16, fSolSol10.1, whole genome shotgun sequence contains these proteins:
- the nacc1a gene encoding nucleus accumbens associated 1, BEN and BTB (POZ) domain containing a isoform X2, producing MAQTLQMAIPNFGNNILECLNEQRLQGLYCDVSVVVKGHAFKAHRAVLAASSSYFRDLFSSSSSGGGGSSNDTSPTVVELPPAVQPQSFQQILAFCYTGRLSMTVGDQFLLMYTAGFLQIQQIMEKGTEFFLKVSSPSCDSQGLHAEEAPPSEPQSPVTQTSNSAARPASCLTPLPLVSRVKTEQPPSQPEAATPYSVVCTPVAKRLWEGGSSRDGGVVGSAGGGGARKAARYSQEVVRGSAIQSSAALGLAMSMGATATSLAGMAASGGLSGSASTNGNSAAGLGMSEGASPGTLSTYTSDSPISYHDDEEEEEGTDECAEEQYRQICNMYTMYSMLNMGAAAGERVEALPDHTETRGRMRGRDLTCLPAELIAQIGNRCHPKLYEEGDPTEKLELVSGTSVYISRAQLMNCHVSAGTRHKVLLRRLLAAFFDRNTLANSCGTGIRSSTNDPSRKPLDNRVLHAVKFYCQNFATSFKESEMNAIAADMCTNARRVVRKSWIPKLKLLMAESDAYSAFLPDSVKTEDDALGMDQAFDPTSLEATGSAGMESGGSSGESLPGVGGDGGPLF
- the nacc1a gene encoding nucleus accumbens associated 1, BEN and BTB (POZ) domain containing a isoform X1; translated protein: MAQTLQMAIPNFGNNILECLNEQRLQGLYCDVSVVVKGHAFKAHRAVLAASSSYFRDLFSSSSSGGGGSSNDTSPTVVELPPAVQPQSFQQILAFCYTGRLSMTVGDQFLLMYTAGFLQIQQIMEKGTEFFLKVSSPSCDSQGLHAEEAPPSEPQSPVTQTSNSAARPASCLTPLPLVSRVKTEQPPSQPEAATPYSVVCTPVAKRLWEGGSSRDGGVVGSAGGGGARKAARYSQEVVRGSAIQSSAALGLAMSMGATATSLAGMAASGGLSGSASTNGNSAAGLGMSEGASPGTLSTYTSDSPISYHDDEEEEEGTDECAEEQYRQICNMYTMYSMLNMGAAAAGERVEALPDHTETRGRMRGRDLTCLPAELIAQIGNRCHPKLYEEGDPTEKLELVSGTSVYISRAQLMNCHVSAGTRHKVLLRRLLAAFFDRNTLANSCGTGIRSSTNDPSRKPLDNRVLHAVKFYCQNFATSFKESEMNAIAADMCTNARRVVRKSWIPKLKLLMAESDAYSAFLPDSVKTEDDALGMDQAFDPTSLEATGSAGMESGGSSGESLPGVGGDGGPLF